In Amycolatopsis sp. EV170708-02-1, the following are encoded in one genomic region:
- a CDS encoding aldo/keto reductase: MTVIPQRRIGRDGPLTGVLSLGSWHTYDRMDFREAVDLVRTAVDSGITLFDVGVYGFPGAAPVFTDVLFSAMVRAAGLRREDYLLSAKLWLEGYPEHNLRDQLDNALFRAGVEHADLVVLGDLRRDDTDLHRLVLDLNELREAGLIRQWGVNNWSATTIRALHDFAAAENVPGPAIAQLKYSVARRSIPDGEPFAKVFGDLGVTLQSSDIFEGGVLLGKNSGARQVGRDPGDIRERISASAPALAKIAAELDATPAQLCLAFTLTHPANTTALFGATSTRQLKDNLGAVDLVERVGAERLRELVEPYWADRGVVDPEGP; the protein is encoded by the coding sequence GTGACCGTCATCCCCCAGCGCCGCATCGGCCGCGACGGCCCGCTCACCGGCGTGCTCTCGCTCGGCTCCTGGCACACCTACGACCGGATGGACTTCCGCGAGGCGGTGGACCTCGTCCGCACGGCGGTCGATTCCGGCATCACGCTCTTCGACGTCGGCGTCTACGGATTCCCCGGCGCCGCACCGGTCTTCACCGACGTGCTGTTCTCCGCGATGGTCCGCGCCGCGGGTCTCCGCCGCGAGGACTACCTGCTTTCGGCCAAGCTCTGGCTGGAGGGCTATCCCGAGCACAATCTCCGCGACCAGCTGGACAACGCGCTGTTCCGCGCGGGGGTCGAGCACGCCGATCTCGTGGTGCTGGGCGATCTCCGGCGCGACGACACCGACCTGCATCGGCTCGTCCTGGACCTGAACGAGCTCCGCGAGGCCGGGCTCATCCGGCAGTGGGGCGTCAACAACTGGTCCGCCACCACGATCCGGGCGCTGCACGATTTCGCCGCGGCCGAGAACGTTCCAGGCCCCGCCATCGCGCAGCTGAAGTACAGCGTCGCGCGACGGTCCATTCCGGACGGTGAGCCGTTCGCGAAGGTCTTCGGCGACCTGGGCGTCACGCTCCAGTCTTCGGACATCTTCGAGGGCGGTGTCCTGCTGGGCAAGAACAGTGGCGCGCGCCAGGTGGGCCGCGATCCCGGTGACATCCGCGAGCGCATCTCCGCCTCCGCCCCAGCACTGGCGAAGATCGCGGCCGAGCTGGACGCGACACCGGCACAGCTGTGCCTCGCGTTCACCCTCACCCACCCGGCCAACACGACCGCCCTCTTCGGTGCGACGAGCACCCGGCAGCTCAAGGACAACCTCGGCGCGGTCGACCTCGTCGAACGCGTGGGCGCGGAGCGGCTCCGGGAACTGGTCGAGCCGTACTGGGCCGACCGCGGTGTCGTCGATCCGGAGGGCCCGTGA
- a CDS encoding alpha/beta hydrolase has product MTAFDPELAEALEGLPSGPPLSAESLAGIRRAMAEGNLTCAEAIGDRDLVWEDHEIPGTAVVVTVVKPRDAEGAPGFYNIHGGGMVLDDRFADLPRMVALVEEFGFVAVTVDYRLAPEHPHPTPIEDCYAGLTWMAGHAAELGFDPGRLIVGGGSAGGGLSAGIALLARDRGGPALAGQLLLCPMIDSRNDSASTVEFAERGVWGREANGFGWRSLLNGQTSPYAVPATAEDLTGLPPAFIEVGAAEIFRDEDVDYARRLWQAGVPTELHVWAGAYHGFDRIAPDSEVTRAALAARASWLRRTIGRA; this is encoded by the coding sequence GTGACGGCCTTCGATCCCGAACTCGCCGAGGCCCTCGAAGGCCTGCCGTCCGGGCCGCCCTTGAGCGCCGAATCACTGGCAGGGATCCGGCGGGCGATGGCCGAGGGGAACCTGACCTGCGCCGAGGCGATCGGCGACCGGGACCTCGTCTGGGAGGACCATGAAATCCCCGGCACCGCCGTGGTCGTCACGGTCGTCAAACCGAGGGACGCCGAGGGCGCGCCGGGGTTCTACAACATCCACGGCGGCGGCATGGTGCTCGACGACCGGTTCGCCGACCTGCCCCGGATGGTCGCGCTGGTCGAGGAGTTCGGCTTCGTCGCGGTGACCGTCGACTACCGGCTCGCGCCCGAGCATCCACATCCCACCCCGATCGAAGACTGCTACGCGGGCCTGACGTGGATGGCCGGGCACGCGGCCGAACTCGGCTTCGATCCCGGCAGGCTGATCGTCGGCGGCGGCAGCGCGGGAGGCGGGCTCAGTGCGGGGATCGCCCTGCTGGCCAGGGATCGCGGCGGACCGGCGCTGGCGGGTCAGCTCCTGCTGTGCCCGATGATCGACAGCCGCAACGATTCGGCGTCCACAGTGGAATTCGCGGAACGTGGAGTGTGGGGACGCGAGGCCAACGGATTCGGTTGGCGATCACTCCTCAATGGACAGACGTCGCCATACGCGGTCCCCGCGACCGCTGAAGACCTCACCGGGCTCCCGCCCGCCTTCATCGAAGTCGGCGCGGCCGAGATCTTCCGTGACGAGGACGTCGACTACGCGCGGCGGCTCTGGCAGGCGGGCGTGCCCACCGAACTGCACGTCTGGGCGGGCGCGTACCACGGCTTCGACCGGATCGCCCCGGACAGCGAGGTGACCCGGGCCGCGCTCGCCGCCCGGGCCTCCTGGCTGCGCCGCACTATCGGCCGAGCATGA